The following coding sequences lie in one Coriobacteriia bacterium genomic window:
- the istB gene encoding IS21-like element helper ATPase IstB, with translation MSLADERLAHLCDRLRLPDVPALLPALAEEAAAKDRSFCDFTECLLARQMEATDARSCETIARLAGFPARKTLAEFDFSFQPSVNRKQVTELCSCAFVERAENVVLLGPPGVGKTHIAIAIGLEAARRRMQVKFTTAAKLIASLSEARTHDSFSRRLAGFTHPRLLIIDEVGFLPLKPAEAGFLFEVVCRRYEHASIVLTSNKSYGEWGEVFSGDAVIASAILDRLLHHSTTITIKGESYRLKDRRKAGAVGIGK, from the coding sequence GTGAGTCTCGCCGATGAGCGGCTCGCGCACCTGTGTGACCGGCTGCGCCTGCCCGACGTCCCCGCGCTGTTGCCGGCACTCGCCGAGGAGGCGGCTGCCAAGGACCGGTCGTTTTGCGACTTCACCGAGTGTCTGCTCGCACGCCAGATGGAGGCGACCGATGCGAGAAGTTGCGAGACGATCGCGCGCCTGGCGGGCTTCCCGGCCAGAAAGACGCTTGCCGAGTTCGACTTCAGCTTCCAGCCATCCGTGAACCGCAAGCAGGTGACCGAGCTCTGCAGCTGCGCGTTCGTCGAGCGCGCTGAAAACGTCGTGCTCCTCGGTCCTCCCGGGGTGGGCAAGACCCACATCGCCATCGCGATCGGGCTTGAGGCCGCGCGGCGACGCATGCAAGTCAAGTTCACGACCGCGGCCAAGCTCATAGCCTCCCTCTCCGAGGCCCGCACCCACGACTCGTTCTCGAGGCGCCTGGCCGGGTTCACGCACCCGCGGCTGCTCATCATCGACGAGGTCGGCTTCTTGCCCCTGAAGCCGGCGGAGGCCGGGTTCTTGTTCGAGGTGGTGTGCAGGCGCTACGAGCACGCCTCGATCGTGCTCACCTCCAACAAGAGCTATGGCGAGTGGGGTGAGGTCTTCTCCGGTGACGCGGTGATCGCGAGCGCGATCCTCGACCGTCTTCTGCATCACTCGACGACGATCACGATCAAAGGTGAAAGCTACCGGCTGAAGGACCGGAGGAAGGCCGGGGCAGTGGGGATCGGCAAGG